Proteins from a single region of Nitrososphaerota archaeon:
- a CDS encoding metallophosphoesterase family protein → MLKIIPGEAALVFSKEDSRTLLISDLHLGLEKELAKKGFRLPAYSVRMVERLKIIADDHGIERLVVLGDVKHTVGKVEDIDWGVVPWFFDTMLDLFEAVEVVPGNHDGNIRTVLPQRILLHPSHGTVIGRGRGRIGVAHGHAWPSEEAIATRNLVIGHSHFTYEMRDALGSRTRESVWVTAEYDVADLMMGAGYESTLGGKGKLIVMPPFNRLVGGQPINRNRSFEFGPILSSRSLSLSQADIFLMDGTRVT, encoded by the coding sequence TTGCTGAAGATAATCCCCGGCGAGGCTGCGTTGGTCTTCTCGAAGGAAGATTCGAGGACACTCCTCATATCAGATCTGCACCTCGGGCTCGAGAAGGAGTTGGCGAAGAAGGGGTTCCGACTACCAGCCTACTCGGTGAGAATGGTGGAGAGGTTGAAGATAATCGCGGACGACCACGGGATCGAGCGGTTGGTGGTGCTCGGGGACGTGAAGCACACCGTGGGGAAGGTGGAAGACATCGACTGGGGGGTAGTCCCCTGGTTCTTCGACACCATGCTCGACCTGTTCGAGGCCGTTGAGGTTGTGCCGGGGAACCACGACGGCAACATCAGGACGGTCCTCCCACAGCGGATCCTGTTGCACCCGTCCCATGGGACGGTCATCGGGAGAGGCAGGGGGAGGATCGGGGTAGCCCATGGACATGCCTGGCCCTCGGAAGAGGCCATAGCGACGAGGAACTTGGTGATAGGGCACTCCCACTTTACCTATGAGATGCGCGACGCACTTGGCTCAAGGACAAGGGAATCCGTCTGGGTGACTGCGGAGTACGACGTGGCGGACCTGATGATGGGAGCCGGCTACGAATCGACGCTCGGTGGGAAAGGGAAGCTCATCGTGATGCCGCCCTTCAACAGGCTGGTGGGAGGACAGCCAATAAACAGAAACAGGTCGTTCGAATTCGGTCCCATCCTCTCTTCAAGGTCGTTGAGCCTTTCTCAGGCTGACATATTCTTGATGGACGGGACGCGTGTCACCTGA
- the trxA gene encoding thioredoxin, whose product MSQGHSHADRIMKLTEENFDRVVSGPTPVLVDYWAAWCGPCKIMEPVVEKLATKYSGKVTFGKLNVDDEMSISSRYQVFSIPTFMVFKEGKPMDAVIGAVGEASLERLITSAIGG is encoded by the coding sequence ATGTCGCAGGGGCATAGTCATGCAGACCGGATTATGAAGCTCACGGAAGAGAACTTCGACAGGGTTGTGTCGGGACCCACGCCCGTCCTAGTGGACTATTGGGCTGCATGGTGTGGGCCGTGCAAAATCATGGAGCCAGTGGTAGAGAAATTGGCCACCAAGTATTCTGGGAAGGTCACGTTTGGGAAGCTGAACGTAGACGATGAGATGAGCATCTCATCGCGATACCAGGTCTTCTCCATCCCGACCTTCATGGTCTTCAAGGAGGGGAAGCCCATGGACGCGGTCATCGGCGCGGTCGGAGAAGCGTCACTCGAGCGACTGATCACGAGCGCCATCGGCGGTTAA
- a CDS encoding CoA pyrophosphatase: protein MTERTVEKVARRLSAAEPASVGLRLAAVSMIFRNPKHPEVLLIKRAERTGDPWSGQIAFPGGKMQSGDGTARNTAVRETLEEIGVDLNRSAKFLGYGELTTTHTGTMEVVPSIFLLRDEVAVRPNSEVASFRWIGIDEMLSPKSRSSHSLEVGGRSVDMPAVLVEDYLIWGLTHRIVMSVLSPP, encoded by the coding sequence TTGACAGAAAGAACCGTCGAGAAGGTCGCAAGGAGGCTGTCAGCTGCAGAGCCGGCATCGGTCGGATTACGGCTTGCCGCCGTGTCGATGATCTTCCGCAACCCCAAACACCCCGAGGTGTTACTGATCAAAAGAGCCGAGAGGACTGGAGATCCCTGGTCGGGCCAAATAGCGTTCCCAGGGGGGAAGATGCAGTCGGGAGACGGCACCGCCAGGAACACCGCAGTCCGAGAGACCCTTGAAGAAATAGGAGTGGACCTCAACAGGTCGGCGAAGTTTCTTGGCTATGGTGAGCTGACCACCACTCATACCGGGACAATGGAAGTCGTCCCGTCCATTTTCCTCCTCAGAGACGAGGTCGCAGTCAGACCAAACAGCGAAGTGGCTTCGTTCCGCTGGATTGGCATCGACGAGATGCTGTCGCCGAAGTCGCGGTCAAGCCATAGCCTGGAGGTCGGCGGAAGGTCGGTAGACATGCCCGCAGTCCTCGTGGAAGACTATCTGATCTGGGGGCTGACACATCGGATCGTCATGTCAGTATTGAGCCCACCCTGA